A window from Dama dama isolate Ldn47 chromosome 11, ASM3311817v1, whole genome shotgun sequence encodes these proteins:
- the SEMA4F gene encoding semaphorin-4F isoform X4 produces the protein MPAAVARLLPRLRPSRTSPLFLLLLLALLRGPASGRVPHSVPRTSLPISGGVLYAATVKNYLGTEPIISRAVGRAEDWIRTETLPSWLNAPAFVAAMALRPADWGDEDGDDEIYFFFTEIARAFDSYERVKVPRVARVCAGDLGGRKTLQQRWTTFLKADLLCPGPELGRASSVLQDVAILRPEHGAGTPVFYGVFSSQWEGAAISAVCSFRPQDIRTVLNGPFRELKHDCNRGLPVMDNDVPQPRPGECITNNMKLQQFGSSLFLPDRVLTFIRDHPLMDKPVFPADGRPLLVTTDTAYVRVVAHRVPSLSGKEYDVLYLGTEDGHLHRAVRIGAQLSVLEDLALFPEPQPVENMKLYQTWLLVGSRTEVTQVNTTNCGRLQSCSECILARDPACAWSVRLAACVAHPGERGRLVQDIESADVSSLCPEEPGEHPVVFEVPVAAAAHVVLPCSPSSAWASCVWHQPSGVTALTRPQEGLEVVISPEAMGAYACECQEGGAARVVAAYSLVSGTSRGPLSQAHTIGAGLAGFFLGVLAASLTLLLIGRHQQRQRQRELLARDKVGLDLGVPASGTTSYSQDPPSPSPEDERLPLALAKRGSGFGGFPPPFLLDPCPSPAHVRLTGAPLATCDETSI, from the exons GGGGCGTCCTCTACGCTGCCACCGTGAAAAACTACCTGGGGACGGAGCCGATTATCTCTCGGGCTGTGGGTCGCGCTGAGGACTGGATTCGGACAGAGACCTTGCCGTCCTGGCTTAACG ccccagcctttGTTGCAGCCATGGCCTTGCGCCCAGCCGATTGGGGGGATGAAGATGGAGACGATGAGATCTACTTCTTCTTTACGGAGATCGCCCGCGCATTTGATTCATACGAACGCGTTAAAGTCCCGAGGGTGGCTCGTGTGTGTGCG GGCGATCTTGGGGGCCGGAAGACCCTCCAGCAGAGATGGACGACCTTTCTAAAGGCTGACCTGCTGTGTCCAGGGCCTGAGCTTGGCCGGGCCTCCAGTGTCCTGCAGGACGTGGCCATTCTTCGACCTGAGCATGGAGCAGGGACCCCTGTCTTTTATGGCGTCTTTTCCTCCCAGTG GGAAGGGGCTGCCATCTCTGCTGTCTGTTCCTTCCGACCCCAAGATATTCGGACTGTGCTGAATGGCCCCTTCAGAGAGCTGAAACATGACTGCAACAGGGGACTGCCTGTCATGGACAATGACGTaccccagcccaggcctggagAG TGCATCACCAACAACATGAAGCTCCAGCAGTTTGGCTCCTCGCTCTTCCTGCCTGACCGCGTGCTCACCTTCATCCGGGACCACCCACTCATGGACAAGCCCGTGTTTCCAGCTGATGGCCGCCCCCTCCTGGTCACAACAGATACAGCCTATGTCAGAGTTGTGGCCCACAGGGTGCCCAGCCTCTCAGGGAAAGAGTATGATGTGCTCTATCTGGGGACAG AGGACGGACACCTCCATCGAGCCGTGCGGATTGGAGCCCAGCTCAGTGTCCTTGAGGATCTGGCCTTATTCCCAGAGCCTCAGCCAGTTGAGAATATGAAGTTATATCAA ACCTGGCTTCTGGTCGGCTCCCGTACTGAGGTGACGCAAGTGAATACAACCAACTGTGGCCGTCTGCAGAGCTGCTCAGAGTGCATTCTGGCCCGAGACCCTGCCTGTGCCTGGAGCGTTCGGCTAGCTGCGTGTGTGGCCCACCCTGGAGAGCGTGGAAG GCTGGTTCAAGACATAGAGTCAGCGGATGTCTCTTCTTTGTGTCCTGAAGAGCCTGGAG AACACCCGGTGGTGTTTGAAGTTCCTGTGGCTGCAGCTGCACATGTGGTCTTGCCGTGTTCCCCGAGCTCAGCCTGGGCATCCTGCGTGTGGCACCAGCCCAGTGGAGTGACTGCACTCACCCGCCCACAAGAGGGGCTGGAAGTGGTGATATCCCCAGAGGCCATGGGTGCTTATGCCTGTGAGTGTCAGGAGGGTGGGGCAGCCCGTGTGGTGGCTGCTTACAGCCTGGTGTCGGGCACCTCGAGGGGCCCCTTGAGCCAGGCTCACACTATAGGGGCTGGACTAGCAGGCTTCTTCCTGGGAGTTCTTGCAGCATCCCTGACTCTCCTCCTGATTGGCCGGCATCAGCAGCGACAGCGACAGAGGGAACTTCTGGCTAGAGACAAGGTGGGCTTGGACCTGGGGGTCCCAGCGTCTGGTACCACGAGCTACAGCCAggaccctccctctccctctcctgaaGACGAGCGgctgcccctggccctggccaagAGGGGCAGTGGCTTTGGTGGCTTCCCTCCACCCTTTCTGCTTGATCCTTGCCCAAGTCCAGCCCACGTTCGGCTAACAGGGGCTCCTCTAGCCACCTGTGATGAGACATCCATCTAG